The proteins below come from a single Dehalococcoidia bacterium genomic window:
- the tpiA gene encoding triose-phosphate isomerase — translation MRRLFIAGNWKMNTTLMEAVDLVNEMKEPLDKFENVDKVVCPPFISLAVISEILMDSSIMVGAQNVYFKEKGAFTGEISPSMLVDICEYVIIGHSERRQYFGETDETVNKKVKAALDAGLKPIICVGENLDQNKAGETENVVTGQVKRALDDVNYSPSIVIAYEPIWAIGTGMAATGNDANATIKIIRSTIAEIYNGRAAQDMRILYGGSVTAANIVEFISQPDIDGGLVGGASLKAAEFISMVEQAAAIRK, via the coding sequence ATGAGAAGATTATTTATCGCAGGCAACTGGAAGATGAACACGACGCTGATGGAGGCCGTCGACCTCGTGAACGAGATGAAAGAGCCTCTCGACAAGTTCGAGAACGTAGACAAGGTCGTATGCCCGCCTTTTATCTCGCTGGCCGTCATTTCCGAGATACTCATGGATTCGTCCATCATGGTCGGCGCTCAGAACGTCTATTTCAAGGAAAAGGGCGCATTCACCGGAGAGATATCGCCGTCGATGCTCGTCGATATCTGCGAGTATGTAATAATAGGGCATTCCGAGCGAAGGCAGTACTTCGGCGAGACGGATGAAACGGTAAATAAAAAGGTCAAGGCGGCGCTGGATGCAGGGCTTAAGCCGATTATATGCGTCGGCGAGAACCTGGACCAGAACAAGGCGGGCGAGACCGAGAATGTGGTCACGGGCCAGGTAAAGAGAGCGCTCGACGACGTAAATTACTCGCCGTCGATAGTGATCGCATACGAGCCGATATGGGCCATAGGGACAGGAATGGCGGCAACGGGAAATGACGCCAACGCTACCATTAAAATAATCAGAAGCACCATAGCCGAGATATACAACGGCAGGGCAGCCCAGGACATGCGCATCCTCTATGGAGGCAGCGTAACCGCGGCTAACATCGTAGAGTTTATCAGCCAGCCCGATATCGACGGCGGCCTGGTAGGCGGCGCAAGCCTGAAAGCTGCGGAATTCATCAGCATGGTGGAGCAGGCGGCAGCGATCCGCAAATGA
- the miaA gene encoding tRNA (adenosine(37)-N6)-dimethylallyltransferase MiaA, with protein sequence MNRIAAIVGPTATGKSALAVELATALGGEIVSADSRQVYRYMDIGTAKPGADDRAKVPHHLIDIINPDEDFTLATYQELAFQAIGDIQRRGKLPLLVGGSGLYVRAVTGGLVIPRVAPDPELRRRLEDRAEHDGYQSLYNELIKVDPDAAGKIDPRNVRRVIRALEVCLTAGVPFSQLQRSSPKLSTLMIGLTTAREDLYRRIDARVDEMIQRGLVDEIRGLLDSGYSPELPAMSGLGYKQIVAYLKGETTINEAIQRIKYETHRFARSQYAWFRPKDANIHWFDIRNQPLEPIRRLITSSLR encoded by the coding sequence ATGAACCGCATCGCAGCAATAGTAGGGCCTACGGCGACGGGCAAGAGCGCCCTTGCTGTCGAGCTGGCAACTGCGCTCGGCGGCGAGATAGTGAGCGCGGACAGCCGCCAGGTCTACAGGTACATGGACATCGGCACCGCCAAGCCGGGCGCTGACGACAGAGCGAAAGTCCCCCACCATCTTATTGACATAATTAATCCAGACGAAGATTTCACCCTCGCAACCTATCAGGAGCTGGCTTTTCAAGCGATAGGCGATATCCAGCGGCGGGGCAAGCTGCCACTCCTGGTGGGGGGCAGCGGCCTGTACGTGAGAGCCGTCACCGGCGGTCTCGTCATCCCCAGGGTCGCACCCGACCCTGAACTAAGGCGCAGACTCGAGGATAGGGCGGAGCACGACGGTTATCAGTCCCTATACAACGAACTCATAAAAGTCGATCCTGACGCAGCTGGGAAGATCGACCCGCGCAACGTCCGCCGCGTGATACGCGCCCTGGAGGTTTGCCTCACCGCCGGCGTCCCTTTCTCGCAACTCCAGCGATCATCTCCCAAGTTATCGACTCTGATGATAGGATTAACCACGGCAAGGGAAGACCTGTATAGAAGGATCGACGCCAGGGTCGATGAAATGATTCAACGCGGGCTCGTCGATGAGATCAGAGGTTTGCTCGACAGCGGCTACTCGCCCGAGCTGCCAGCGATGTCCGGCCTGGGCTACAAGCAAATCGTTGCCTATCTAAAGGGTGAAACCACCATCAACGAGGCGATACAGCGGATAAAGTACGAGACGCACCGCTTCGCGCGAAGCCAGTACGCCTGGTTCCGTCCCAAAGATGCGAATATACACTGGTTCGATATCAGAAACCAGCCGCTTGAGCCGATACGCCGCCTTATTACATCAAGCCTGCGTTGA
- the hflX gene encoding GTPase HflX — translation MGMEVKGGASAWSTEDSIEELAQLARTAGAQVEGAIIQRLQRPNHSYYIGQGKVEEIAALRDEVGYNVVIFDDELSPVQQRNLEDVLVVKVIDRTALILDIFAKRAQTREGRLQVELAQLEYLLPRLVGQWSHLERLGGGIGTRGPGESQLETDRRIIKRKILRLKDEIEGVRKHRALYRRQRTTSSIPVVSMVGYTNSGKSTLMNALSNAGVFVENKLFATLDPTTRRIALPNRQEILLTDTVGFIQKLPTTLVAAFRATLEELDEADLLLHVIDITHRNAAEQSATVEQILRELELADKPRIEVLNKLDLMVPGENEMGDFISQNPAAGKDAVLISAAKRWGLKALLEKIASILAESGSHNSGYVE, via the coding sequence GTGGGCATGGAGGTGAAGGGCGGCGCAAGCGCTTGGTCGACGGAGGACTCAATAGAAGAGCTGGCTCAGCTGGCGCGGACGGCGGGAGCACAGGTAGAGGGCGCCATTATACAGCGTCTGCAAAGACCGAACCACTCGTACTACATAGGACAGGGCAAGGTGGAGGAGATTGCCGCGTTGCGTGATGAGGTCGGCTACAATGTAGTCATCTTTGACGATGAGCTGTCACCTGTGCAGCAGCGCAACCTCGAGGATGTCCTCGTGGTAAAAGTAATCGACCGCACGGCCCTGATCCTCGATATCTTCGCCAAACGCGCCCAAACCCGCGAGGGACGCCTGCAGGTGGAGCTGGCGCAGCTCGAATACCTGTTGCCGAGGCTGGTAGGGCAATGGAGCCACCTGGAACGCCTCGGCGGCGGCATCGGCACCAGGGGCCCCGGCGAGTCGCAGTTGGAGACGGACCGCAGAATAATAAAACGCAAGATACTGCGCCTCAAGGACGAGATCGAGGGCGTAAGAAAACACCGCGCCCTTTACCGCCGACAGCGCACGACCAGCTCCATCCCGGTAGTCTCAATGGTCGGTTACACCAACTCGGGCAAAAGCACTTTGATGAACGCCTTAAGCAATGCCGGAGTATTCGTCGAGAATAAACTATTCGCCACGCTCGACCCCACGACGAGGAGAATCGCGCTGCCTAACCGTCAGGAGATACTTCTGACCGACACCGTGGGATTCATCCAGAAGCTGCCCACGACGCTTGTGGCCGCATTCAGGGCCACTTTGGAGGAATTAGACGAAGCCGACTTATTGCTTCATGTTATCGACATCACGCACCGCAACGCGGCCGAGCAAAGCGCGACGGTTGAGCAGATACTGCGGGAACTGGAGCTGGCCGATAAACCCAGGATAGAGGTCCTCAATAAGCTCGACCTGATGGTGCCCGGAGAAAATGAAATGGGGGATTTCATTTCGCAAAATCCCGCCGCCGGAAAAGATGCCGTGCTGATCTCCGCGGCAAAAAGATGGGGGCTCAAAGCGCTTCTGGAAAAAATCGCTTCCATACTAGCGGAAAGTGGTTCGCACAATAGTGGTTATGTCGAATAA
- a CDS encoding S41 family peptidase: MKLNRTIPTLTLAVLIALSFVAGFAYSSLVINPSGQLPDEFDSLVEIWTQLKQNYVNQSALDAGTLAQGAIYGMLNALGDPYTTYYYDYEEFYDYLEGSFEGIGAYVSREDGWIIIVSPIKGSPAEAAGIRAGDVILEIDGEPADDITVTEAVMKIRGPKGTTVILLIRHEGESDPVEIHIVRDTITQPSVDYESLPDNIGYIWISQFTSETTYEFQTALNDAMGDGNKGLILDMRGNPGGFLDVVADIADEFLDSGIILYVANDDLEIFEEYAAEPGGLAVNMPLTVLVDGGSASGSEVLAGAMQDHDRAAIIGTQTYGKGSVNWPIELSDGSALYITVSRWLTPDKNLIEGVGITPDYIVEFSEEDWDNDIDNQLDYAIEYMKSLIQ; this comes from the coding sequence ATGAAACTAAACCGAACGATACCGACTCTAACGCTGGCAGTTCTAATCGCACTATCATTTGTCGCCGGTTTCGCTTATTCTTCGCTGGTAATAAATCCTAGCGGTCAACTGCCCGACGAGTTCGACTCGCTGGTCGAAATCTGGACACAATTAAAGCAGAATTATGTAAATCAAAGCGCTCTCGATGCCGGGACACTTGCTCAGGGCGCCATATACGGCATGCTCAACGCACTTGGTGATCCATACACCACATACTACTACGATTATGAAGAATTCTATGATTACCTCGAAGGTTCATTCGAGGGCATCGGGGCTTACGTTTCCAGGGAGGACGGCTGGATAATCATAGTCTCCCCTATCAAGGGCAGCCCGGCGGAAGCGGCGGGGATCAGAGCGGGCGATGTGATACTGGAGATCGACGGAGAGCCCGCCGATGACATCACAGTTACCGAAGCGGTAATGAAGATAAGAGGACCCAAAGGAACCACCGTGATACTCCTCATCCGACACGAGGGTGAGAGCGACCCCGTAGAGATACATATTGTGCGCGATACTATTACGCAGCCCAGTGTAGATTATGAATCCTTGCCCGATAATATCGGATACATATGGATATCGCAGTTTACCAGCGAAACTACATACGAATTTCAGACAGCCTTAAACGACGCTATGGGCGACGGTAATAAAGGGCTTATCCTGGACATGAGAGGCAATCCCGGCGGTTTTCTTGATGTTGTCGCTGATATCGCCGATGAATTTCTCGACAGTGGTATTATCTTATACGTAGCTAATGACGATCTGGAGATATTCGAAGAGTACGCGGCAGAGCCCGGCGGACTCGCCGTCAACATGCCTCTCACCGTCCTCGTCGATGGAGGCAGCGCCAGCGGCAGCGAGGTGCTCGCTGGCGCGATGCAGGATCATGATCGCGCCGCCATCATAGGCACACAGACCTACGGCAAAGGCAGCGTTAACTGGCCTATAGAGCTCAGCGACGGCTCCGCGCTGTATATAACCGTGTCACGCTGGCTGACGCCCGATAAAAATCTAATAGAGGGCGTCGGCATCACTCCGGACTACATTGTGGAATTCAGCGAGGAAGACTGGGACAACGACATCGACAACCAGCTCGATTATGCGATCGAGTATATGAAATCATTGATTCAATGA
- the smpB gene encoding SsrA-binding protein SmpB encodes MKLIANNRKAYHDYIILESFEAGIILTGTEIKSIRAGRVNLKEGYARPDGGEMWLYNVHISTYDPGSRYNHEPTRTRKLLLHHNQINELAGKATQKGFTLVPLKLYLNKKGIAKVEIGLARGKKVYDKRETMSQRQADRDMERAIKTNKR; translated from the coding sequence ATGAAGCTGATAGCCAATAACCGCAAAGCTTACCACGATTACATTATCCTTGAAAGCTTCGAGGCTGGCATTATCCTGACCGGCACCGAGATCAAATCGATAAGGGCGGGGCGGGTCAATTTAAAAGAAGGGTACGCCCGGCCGGACGGCGGCGAGATGTGGCTGTACAATGTCCATATCTCTACATACGACCCGGGCAGCAGGTACAACCACGAGCCCACTCGCACCAGGAAGCTGCTGCTCCATCACAACCAGATAAATGAATTGGCTGGAAAGGCCACGCAGAAGGGATTTACGTTAGTCCCGCTAAAGCTGTACCTTAACAAAAAAGGAATCGCAAAGGTGGAGATCGGCCTGGCCAGGGGCAAGAAGGTCTACGACAAGCGTGAGACCATGAGCCAACGCCAGGCGGACCGCGACATGGAACGCGCCATAAAAACCAATAAGCGATAG
- a CDS encoding DUF2089 domain-containing protein yields MAQEWQKLTKMTQGKPVTVERVRLIDSDIAIEGSFTLPPLANLPAEDQVFVITFVRCHGSIKEMEEMFGISYPTVKNRINRIAQQLELVETVDVLPVEEVIGELENGKISADEAIRRLSK; encoded by the coding sequence ATGGCTCAAGAATGGCAGAAGCTGACAAAGATGACCCAGGGCAAACCGGTAACGGTCGAACGTGTTCGCTTGATTGACAGCGACATAGCTATCGAGGGCAGCTTTACGCTCCCGCCTCTGGCCAACCTGCCGGCGGAGGACCAGGTCTTTGTTATAACCTTCGTCCGCTGTCACGGCTCCATCAAGGAGATGGAGGAGATGTTCGGCATAAGCTACCCCACCGTGAAGAACCGGATCAACCGCATCGCCCAGCAGCTCGAGCTTGTCGAAACCGTGGATGTCCTGCCCGTCGAAGAAGTGATCGGCGAGCTCGAGAACGGGAAGATATCGGCCGACGAGGCCATAAGGAGGTTATCGAAATGA